The Carnobacterium sp. 17-4 genome has a window encoding:
- the yaaA gene encoding S4 domain-containing protein YaaA gives MKKTIKIDREFITLGQFLKHENIISSGGMAKWYLSEHTVLLDNEVENRRGKKLYPGSVVEIPDEGTFFIQSENETAKTNEEEK, from the coding sequence ATGAAAAAAACCATTAAAATCGATCGTGAATTTATAACATTGGGGCAATTTTTAAAACATGAAAACATTATTAGCAGTGGCGGAATGGCAAAGTGGTATTTGTCTGAACATACAGTCCTTCTTGATAACGAAGTTGAAAATCGCAGAGGTAAAAAACTTTACCCTGGTTCTGTAGTGGAAATACCTGATGAAGGAACATTCTTTATCCAGTCAGAAAATGAAACTGCTAAAACAAATGAGGAAGAAAAATAA
- the dnaA gene encoding chromosomal replication initiator protein DnaA yields the protein MDDLQTLWIFLKEKFKESLSKVSYDTWIESASPIRITDNNIIIEVPSSLHKEYWENNLATRIVENIYEYSSREISPLFIIKNEQEASNLVNKNLRNEVPKKTLFKKDIQLNTKYTFDTFVIGKGNQMAHAAALVVAEEPGTIYNPLFFYGGVGLGKTHLMHAIGHQMLLLNPDARVKYVSSETFANDFINSIQNKTQEKFRNEYRSVDLLLVDDIQFFADKEGTQEEFFHTFNALYDDRKQIVLTSDRLPNEIPKLQERLVSRFAWGLSVDITPPDLETRIAILRKKANAERLEIPGDTLSYIAGQIDSNIRELEGALVRVQAYAAIESRDITTSLAADALKSMLPSAKPTTLTILDIQNAVSKYYQLSIADLKGKKRIKSIVLPRQIAMYLSRELTSNSLPKIGAEFGGKDHTTVIHAYEKIVHVLSTDDQLKQEITDIKKKLT from the coding sequence TTGGACGATTTACAAACACTCTGGATTTTTCTAAAAGAAAAATTCAAAGAATCGCTCTCCAAAGTTAGCTATGATACATGGATTGAAAGTGCAAGCCCCATACGTATCACGGATAACAACATTATTATCGAAGTCCCTTCTTCTTTACATAAAGAATATTGGGAAAATAACTTAGCTACTCGAATTGTTGAAAATATTTATGAATACTCCAGTCGTGAAATTTCTCCATTGTTTATTATCAAAAATGAACAGGAAGCAAGCAATCTAGTAAATAAAAATTTGCGTAATGAGGTCCCTAAAAAAACCCTCTTTAAAAAAGATATTCAATTAAATACTAAATATACTTTTGATACATTTGTTATAGGTAAAGGAAATCAAATGGCTCACGCTGCAGCTTTAGTCGTTGCAGAAGAACCTGGAACAATTTATAATCCTTTATTTTTCTATGGTGGAGTTGGACTTGGAAAAACCCATTTGATGCATGCTATAGGTCACCAAATGTTACTGCTAAACCCAGATGCACGAGTGAAGTATGTTAGTAGTGAAACATTTGCAAATGACTTTATAAATTCCATTCAAAATAAAACACAAGAAAAATTTAGAAATGAATACCGTAGTGTTGATTTGCTTCTAGTAGATGATATTCAATTTTTTGCAGATAAAGAAGGAACTCAAGAAGAGTTTTTCCATACCTTTAATGCTTTATATGATGATCGAAAACAAATCGTATTGACTAGTGATCGTTTGCCTAATGAAATTCCTAAGTTGCAAGAACGCTTAGTATCAAGATTCGCATGGGGATTATCAGTAGATATTACGCCTCCAGATTTGGAAACACGTATTGCGATCCTAAGAAAAAAAGCCAATGCTGAACGGTTAGAAATTCCAGGTGACACGTTAAGTTATATCGCTGGTCAAATTGATTCAAATATTAGAGAATTAGAAGGTGCTTTAGTTCGTGTACAAGCTTATGCAGCTATCGAAAGTCGTGACATTACAACTAGTCTCGCTGCCGATGCCTTAAAAAGTATGCTGCCTTCAGCAAAACCGACCACATTGACCATCTTGGACATTCAAAATGCGGTTAGTAAATATTATCAGTTATCCATTGCTGATCTTAAAGGTAAAAAACGCATTAAATCGATTGTTTTACCAAGACAAATTGCTATGTATTTATCTAGAGAACTTACCTCAAATTCACTACCTAAAATAGGGGCTGAATTTGGTGGAAAAGATCATACAACTGTTATTCATGCTTACGAAAAAATCGTTCATGTTTTGTCGACCGATGACCAATTAAAACAAGAAATTACCGATATAAAGAAAAAATTAACGTAA
- the dnaN gene encoding DNA polymerase III subunit beta — MKFTIKRSAFLKSLSDVQRAISSRTTIPILTGLKIIANDEGLTLTGSDSDISIEAFIPVSEDDNLLVIEKTGGIVLQARFFSEIVKKLPEETMTIEILDHFQALITSATASFTINGLDPNNYPHLPIIDTKESFTLPVNLFKQVIGQTVIAISTHESRPILTGVNIVIENGKFLAVATDSHRLSQRVIPLEMNDEQASKKYNIIIPGKSLIELSRTLDENSDTIEMMITENQVLFKSENMYFYSRLLEGYYPDTKRLIPDNSSTEISFNASSLLGSIERASLLSHEGKNNVVKITINPNLVEISGNSPDVGNVNEELDYQSVEGEPIELSFNPDYMKDALRTFGQTDIKIKFTSPVRPFILVPSENDQDFIQLITPVRTF; from the coding sequence ATGAAATTTACAATTAAAAGAAGTGCCTTTTTAAAAAGCTTATCCGATGTACAACGTGCAATTTCTTCGAGAACAACTATTCCTATATTGACTGGTTTAAAAATCATCGCAAATGATGAAGGATTGACATTAACAGGTAGTGATTCAGATATTTCTATTGAAGCATTCATTCCTGTATCTGAAGATGATAATTTATTAGTTATTGAAAAAACTGGAGGAATTGTTTTACAAGCACGCTTTTTTAGTGAAATTGTAAAAAAACTTCCTGAAGAAACAATGACTATTGAAATACTTGATCATTTTCAAGCATTGATTACTTCTGCAACAGCTTCATTTACTATTAATGGTCTAGATCCTAATAATTACCCTCACTTACCGATTATTGATACGAAAGAATCATTTACTTTACCTGTAAACTTATTTAAGCAAGTAATCGGACAAACCGTTATTGCTATTTCAACTCATGAAAGTCGTCCAATACTTACAGGAGTAAATATAGTTATTGAAAATGGTAAGTTTTTAGCAGTTGCTACCGATAGCCACCGCTTAAGCCAACGTGTGATTCCTTTAGAAATGAATGATGAGCAAGCTTCAAAAAAATACAATATCATTATTCCTGGTAAGAGTTTAATTGAGTTGTCTCGTACACTAGATGAAAATTCTGATACTATTGAAATGATGATCACTGAAAACCAAGTACTGTTTAAATCCGAAAATATGTATTTTTATTCTCGCTTACTAGAAGGGTACTATCCTGATACAAAACGTTTGATTCCTGATAATTCTTCAACGGAAATCAGCTTTAATGCTAGTTCTTTATTAGGTTCGATCGAACGTGCTTCATTGCTTTCACATGAAGGTAAAAATAATGTTGTAAAAATTACGATCAACCCGAATTTAGTTGAGATTTCTGGAAACTCACCTGATGTTGGAAATGTTAATGAGGAATTAGACTATCAATCTGTTGAAGGAGAACCAATCGAACTTTCCTTTAACCCAGATTATATGAAGGATGCATTGAGAACTTTTGGCCAAACAGACATTAAAATAAAGTTCACCTCACCAGTTCGTCCATTTATTTTAGTTCCTAGCGAAAACGATCAAGATTTTATTCAATTGATTACTCCAGTTCGAACTTTTTAA
- the recF gene encoding DNA replication/repair protein RecF (All proteins in this family for which functions are known are DNA-binding proteins that assist the filamentation of RecA onto DNA for the initiation of recombination or recombinational repair.), translating to MLLKEIHLSNYRNYEHAEVIFSKGINVFLGENAQGKTSLMEAIYVLAMARSHRTANDKETIRWEQEFARVSGRIQKKNTSFPLEISISKKGKKAKFNHLEQKKLSEYIGNLNVILFAPEDLSLVKGSPSVRRKFLDMEMGQMSPIYLHHLVQYQHLLKQRNSYLKQLSLKKVKDLTFLDILTEQLAEFGAAILVERFSFIKKLENWAKPVHAEISRQKEILEIGYSCSLKITNETDKKQIYSDLMNAYTQGRQRELEQRTTIFGPHRDDLKFSVNGRNVQTYGSQGQQRTTALSVKLAEIDLMKEMTGEYPVLLLDDVLSELDDERQTHLLKAIQNKVQTFLTTTSLDGIKENMLETPKIFLIDNGQVETESE from the coding sequence ATGTTATTGAAAGAGATCCATCTTTCCAATTATCGAAATTACGAACATGCTGAAGTTATCTTTTCTAAAGGAATAAATGTTTTCTTAGGAGAAAACGCCCAAGGAAAAACAAGTTTGATGGAGGCAATTTACGTATTAGCAATGGCAAGAAGCCATAGAACTGCAAATGATAAAGAAACCATTCGATGGGAACAAGAATTTGCACGAGTGAGTGGAAGAATTCAAAAGAAAAACACAAGTTTCCCACTTGAAATCTCTATTTCTAAAAAAGGAAAAAAGGCAAAATTTAATCATTTGGAGCAAAAAAAATTAAGTGAATACATTGGAAATCTAAATGTTATCTTATTTGCTCCGGAGGATTTGTCTTTGGTAAAAGGTTCGCCTTCTGTCAGAAGAAAATTTTTAGATATGGAAATGGGGCAGATGAGCCCTATTTATTTACATCATCTCGTGCAATATCAGCATCTTTTAAAACAAAGAAACAGCTATCTAAAACAATTAAGTCTAAAAAAAGTAAAAGATTTAACTTTTTTGGATATTTTAACGGAACAGTTAGCTGAGTTTGGGGCGGCTATTTTAGTAGAGCGTTTTTCATTCATAAAAAAATTAGAGAATTGGGCCAAGCCTGTTCATGCTGAAATTTCTAGGCAGAAAGAAATTCTTGAAATTGGGTATTCTTGTAGTTTGAAAATTACAAATGAAACAGATAAAAAACAGATTTATTCAGATTTAATGAACGCTTATACGCAAGGTAGACAAAGAGAATTAGAGCAGCGAACAACCATTTTCGGTCCACACAGAGATGATCTGAAGTTTAGTGTGAATGGGAGAAATGTTCAAACTTATGGCTCTCAAGGCCAACAACGAACGACAGCCTTAAGTGTGAAGTTAGCTGAAATTGATTTGATGAAAGAAATGACAGGTGAATACCCCGTCTTATTACTAGATGATGTCCTATCAGAGCTGGATGATGAGCGCCAAACGCATTTATTGAAAGCAATTCAAAATAAAGTTCAAACGTTCTTAACGACAACTAGTTTAGATGGAATAAAGGAAAATATGCTGGAAACTCCCAAAATTTTTCTGATTGATAATGGACAAGTAGAAACGGAGAGTGAATGA